The genomic DNA TAGGGGAATattaataaagagaataaatctcACTAAAACCACAGGAAGCTCACATATATCTTCACATCACTTAAATCTCTGGGAAACTGCTTTACCCCCACAGGGAGGTAAGCCCAGACTCGGCCCCAAAGTATCAGCCATTGAGGAATCCCCAGTAAGCACCCACATGCTTTGTGTCAGACTTCTATAGAGCTGCTGGGTCTGGATGCTGCAAGGCTTTGCTTCTGGTCTTGACTTCATAACTAGAGAGAATTAACCACAGTATGGGAGGGTAAAATTAAATGTCTCCTCGGGAACCTGAACACAACAGTCAAGTGAAGAAAGCTTGTTTCTAAAACCTTTATGAACTTCTCTCACACCTTAGCCATCTCTTAACCCTTGCTGACCACTACCTTCAAAGCTCTTCTAGTCCTAGCCTTTCCTCCATTCCCTAAATCAAGCCCCtcaacctgggctgcccaatatagtGGCTACTGTCATATTGATTATTTGAATTTACATGTGGAtctatgaatttaaattaaagttaaatataattacaaatttagTTCCTTGTTGACACTGGCCACAATTCAGGCCCTCAGTAGCCACATATGATTAGTGGCTACCACATTGGACAGGGCAGATGtatagaacatttcatcatcAAGGTATGCTCTACTGAAACTACTATTCTAGTTTCTTAGGTGAAACTCACATCAGCTGACATAATAGAAAAATGACAGTGTGACTATCTGGTTGGTTTCATTTATACTAGGTTGTGAATGATGATAACCTTAATTATTAACACACcagagagtatttttttaagtaggctccatgcccaacatggagcttgaactcacaaccctgagatcaaaaggtGCAGGTTCtacttaactgagccagccaggggacCCCTgagtattttgattttattaaccAAAATGAACCTTTAGCAGGgagtaaaacaaagaaagaatccTGGGCCCCTGCTTCAGATCACCATCCCCCCAATATAGACACACTCAGTGCCATGCAAATAGGGTCCTTCATCGGGCAgacatatttctgaaaattttcccATTTGAGTGTGTTGTTCTCTTACAAAGATCACTTCAGTGCATTCCTCTATAACTACTGGGTGCCTTTTACTTCCATCTCTAGGCTCCTGAGACCTTTGTTTTCCAGTATTTGGTAACCTGACTTTATCAAGGCTCAAGGAGAATGAGGAGGCCTAGATGCCATGGAATTCTCTTGTTTTTTCGGAGAACCTAGTTTAGCAGGTGACAAAGAAGCTCATGGTGACGATACTAGATTCATAAACAACTTCTTATTCTTTAAagtacatgtttttttctttctgagctaCAAACAAGTAATGCCACAGATTGTATATTTACAAATGAGACAGTAAGGCTGTCACTTAATAGGCTCAGCTCCTGACATAAAGAGTAAACCCAGTTAATAGTGTTGTGTCTGTTTTCAGGGACAAAAATTCCCAGGTCATTCTTGGAGCTCACTCAATCACCAAGAAGGAGTCGGAAAAACAGATAATGTTTGTTAAGAAAGAGTTTCCCTATCCGTGCTTTGACCCGGACACACATGAGGGGGATCTGAAACTTTTACAGGTATGTACCTTTAAATGACTTCAAAGTCACAGAACCTCCTCTGGCCTCCAAGAtggaaattctttctttcctctgtgccCTCTACCTAAAGACCATAGCTACATAATGGAGTCCGCCAAAGGTTGGGCTAGAATTTAAGTGgaaatatgaacatttaaatGCTCTCATTTTGTTAAGTCTTCATGATTGTCTTCTAACAGctgaagaaaaaagcaaaagttaataaaaaagtGAGTATCCTCCGGCTCCCCAAGAGGGGGGATGATGTGAAACCGGGAACCATGTGTCGAGTCGCAGGCTGGGGAAGAATTCACAATAACTCCCCTCAGTCTGACACTCTGAGAGAAGTCAATATCACCGTCATAAACAGAAGAATCTGCAATGATGAAAAGCACTATAATTATAATCCTGTGATTGGACTGAATATGATCTGTGCCGGCAGCCTCAATGGTGGAAAAGACTCGTGCAACGTAAGTGAAATAAGATCCCATGTTGTAGCTGTTGGAGTAAGTCAGGCAGATAAAGAACACGTCACATCATGCTTTGTCTTGTTACGGCGTTGGCTTCCACAAGGTCCTAGtgctttttttaatggaaattttataaaaCGCCAAATAAATTAATGTTCTCAGCTCAAATAAGTTGCTCATCAGAAACGAGTTCATTACAGATGCATGGGTTGACCTACTACATCTTGATgttacataaacacacacacacacagacactgaaAAGCAGTTGTTTTCTCGTTTTTCATACAAAAGTATACAGATCTCAGTTTGGAAATATGTACCATCCAGGAGAGCTGAAGTCAGGGTTCCTCTAGGGCGTTCAGTGCTGTTTCCCCCACCTCAACACTCCCCTCAAAATTCACCTGCCATGTAACCAAGCAAGTCTGAAATGCCTGTCCTTTCCAAGCCTGACTACGGATCTCTGGCCAGATTCTACAGCTCCCTAGAGCCAAGCTCAGTCCCCAGGAAACAACTTCCAAATGTGACCCATGCAGAGACTGTGCAAGCGTCCGTCCCAGAGTTCCCTGAGAAGCACCAGGCCAGGGCCCTGCTTAAAGATTGAAGTAGCAGAGACACCTTACAAAATTTTAAGCCAAGTTTATCATTTCTCACCTTTCCCAAAGACCCTGTAAGGGCATCCTCTGAAGAGGAGTTGCAATGTAGGTTGTCTGGGAGTTTGAGTCAGAGACTGAGAGATCCAGGGAGCTCTGTTCTTCCCAGAAGCTTGTCCAAACACCTGCAGAATCTGAatggcttgatttcaggaccaaGGCTAGGCAAATCCCAGGAAGAGATAACATTCGTCCTCTATACCTTTccactttctctcctttgctctccctccttcctcccctcccctcatccATCACGCTGGCAATGCAGGAACCCAGAACTTCCATGCCCTTGGAACCACAGGAAACATCCTGAGGCCAAAGCAGCATCCCAGTATGCCTGTCCCTCTCCACAGCCACCCTCTAGGGTCAAAGCTTAGTGATCATTCTTCCATTCTCTTAGTGCCCAAGACCCCCTTAGAATTGGCCGTGGATGAAATAAACCTAAAGGACTCATTATGAAAATTTCATGCCCTGTGTGACGTATATCTGTCCGGGAGGGGTCCCAGGCTCTCACATATTTCCTTAGTTCATACACTCATCGGCCAATTTTTGCCTGAAAAGGAGGGATTGCTGATGCCTTCATATGACTGGGAAGGAGTTGGGCCCTCAGAACCTGGCATTCTCAGAGCTCTATGTATGTGCCTCAGTGGTCATCTGTCTAGCACCCATGATCTTCCCTAAAGCCAGAGCAGTGAAATGTCCACTTTGGACTCTAGAtctcaaatacatttaaatatgctGATTCTAGAGTTCCATGCAGGGTCACACAGTAGATGGCACAGTCAGGACATAAAGCAGTGACTCACAGCTAACTGAAGCCTCTCTGCTGGAGGAGCCCATTAGCTCTGAAGTATAATCACTGGTTTCCAGGAGCTCTCATCTAGTGTCAGATGCTCCAAAGGGATTTAGGGGagcaatttctgtttctttgacaGGATGAAGGGAAAAGTTGCTTTGGTTTTGTTCCTTTGGGAAAACAGTTAATGTGCTAGAGAAACTAGAAAACATGGTGCTTACTCTTTACTTCAACATCCCATCTGCATTAGACCATTTACCCCTTGAGTTATtaagcattttaagaaaataacaaataggAGGGCTTCCTTTCTAAAGCAGAATCAGTCTCAAAATTATCGGATAACATAAGCAACAatacaagttttattttacattcactggttcataaataaattaagtatgccaattttaacatattaaaatatttccaaatattttgggcTCTTCAGCACTAATTTTCATTTAAGTCAAGGTTGATCTTAACTCCACATTGAATGTTGCAcgttaaatagaattttttccgTTTACCAGTGATCATGTTCCGTGCTGATCCCCACTACCTCTCTTGTTTTCTTCCAGGGAGATTCTGGAAGCCCTTTGATATGTGAGGGTATTTTTAGAGGCGTTACTGCTTTTGGCCTTCCAGGGAAATGCGGAGACCCTCGAGGACCCGGCATCTATACTTTTCTGTCACAGAAGTATCTCAGCTGGATAAATAAGACTATGAAGGGGGTAGTTTAGAtaattgtatttcatttcatCTGCTGTCACTTCTTTTTTCACTGTttgcttcaaatttttatttacattccagttagttaacatgtagtataGTATCGGTTTCGagagtagaattttgtgattcatcatttacaggATGGGCACCTGCTGTGATTTCTTACTCTTagcataaataaaatcaatttatgtAATTGGACCCATTTCTCCTTTAACTTTAGTGGGCAGAAGATCTGCACTGGCAAAGTGAAGCAGAGTGATATGACAACCTTATGGATATTGCAAGGGAGAGATGAGGGAACCAATGTCAACAGTGTCGTCCATGTGTCAATCGGCATACGTACTTTGCTTGAATAACTCATTGTCCCAATGAGCAGGAGTGACGATAAGGTCATATCTGTCTAGTAATAAATACAGTGATGGGCTCAGCAATTCTGCAGGAAACAGGAACAGCCATTCTGGAGCATTTGGGTTAAAAGGAAATGAGTTTGCACTTCTAAGGCCATTACACCACATCCACATGTGCTGTCtatatatccatttatctgtAAGAACTTGAGTCTAAGAAAGAACTAGGGGAGGAAATATCTTATAGTGTTTTCCAAAGGCAAGTgagaagtagaaattaaaattctaggggcatctgggtggctcagtgtttgagtatctgccttcagctcaggtcgtgatcccagggtcctgggatcgaatcctccatcaggctccccatgggagagcctgcttctccttctgcctatgtctctgcctttctctctgtgtctctcatgaataagtaaataaataatctttaaaaaaagaaattaaaattctaggAGACAGAAATGATGCACTTGGCCCAGACAAGAAAAGTATACAGCAGAAAGTCAGTCTCCTATCTCATTAGTTTGCATATAAGCCTTTGATTATCTAGGTGATATCTTGGTTCTCCTCATCCCTGATCCTGGGTTGGGTCCAGCGAACACAATGTTTACAGTGGCTGGCATCACATACTAGGGAGTAAGTGCTCAAGGTTTCcttgaaaaatctgaaaaccCCCTATGTTGTTATTCAGCACATTGAACTCAGTGGGTAGTCATCAGTCCAGCAGCCACTTCAAAATGTGATTATGTGAATGGATTCCTTCCATTTCCATCAGTTccaagtatacacacacacacacacacacacacacagtacactCAAACCAAGACACACATCAGCTCCAAGAGACAGCCTCTTAAAGAAGGGAGCATAGTTCAATTACAAATGCTCAGGCCccacttctagaaatttttatttaattgtattcaGTGAAACCCAGGACATCGTATTCTTTATATAATCTCCCCAATGATTCCAATACGCACCTGAGGATGGGAATCCCTACACTAAAAAGTGAGGTCTGGTGCTAATATCTAACACTAGAGGCTCTAAGAAGGTCATTAGGATGATACTACTGTGCATACCTGCTATAATCCCTATTTTGTATTGTGAAGTGCTATAATCCCTAATAGTACTTAGCAATAGGAGGATGGGATATCCCCTACTGGCAACATTACAGATTTTGAAGTCCACTTAAAAAGCAGGAGCATG from Canis lupus dingo isolate Sandy chromosome 2, ASM325472v2, whole genome shotgun sequence includes the following:
- the GZMA gene encoding granzyme A; protein product: MPIDVGTAATMRNSCTFPASSFSIAIFLLLVPGDFCVEIIGGNQVSPHSRPYMVLLKGKKICAGALIAEDWVLTAAHCVLDKNSQVILGAHSITKKESEKQIMFVKKEFPYPCFDPDTHEGDLKLLQLKKKAKVNKKVSILRLPKRGDDVKPGTMCRVAGWGRIHNNSPQSDTLREVNITVINRRICNDEKHYNYNPVIGLNMICAGSLNGGKDSCNGDSGSPLICEGIFRGVTAFGLPGKCGDPRGPGIYTFLSQKYLSWINKTMKGVV